The following proteins are encoded in a genomic region of Haloarcula marina:
- a CDS encoding PAS domain S-box protein: MPLDNTENPDRFTALFENATDAIASVRYENDAFIVEEVNTAFEETFGYGASTLVGSDINDFVIPDEEGEGTASVGEQMRAGERIERQVKRRTTSGVRDFLIRTAPFERDGTWSGGYVIYTEITEQKRRERLLERYETIVDVIPDPVFTVDVDGRFTLVNDAFASLLGCDREWLLGTHLTEVFEASIADDYEDHVARLQDCAVGAVERYELSIDDAESHTWIFESHLTLLPSDDQFEGVACVLLDITNRRKQKERLESLAKIVSHDLRNPLQVAHGRVDALRQTDVDDVVGLDDAVVALDQMDSLINEFLAVARENESAFSLAPVDLTAIACEAADGLLRDDIDFEIDELGSTVAERTQLHQLFSNLYNNSSNHGGESVTVRVESLADGFAVVDDGPGFSVEEPQSVFRRGFTTSDTGTGVGLTIVDRVANIHDWTVAATNDAETGGARIEIRGVEWYSEDDAEHPLTAAEDDDTANDPSTPDEG; this comes from the coding sequence ATGCCACTCGACAATACTGAGAACCCGGACCGATTCACCGCGCTGTTCGAGAACGCTACCGACGCTATCGCGTCGGTCAGGTACGAGAACGACGCGTTCATCGTCGAGGAGGTCAACACCGCCTTCGAGGAGACGTTCGGGTACGGCGCGTCGACGCTCGTCGGGTCGGACATCAACGATTTCGTCATCCCCGACGAAGAGGGCGAGGGAACCGCGAGCGTCGGCGAACAGATGCGCGCCGGTGAACGCATCGAACGGCAGGTGAAACGACGGACCACGTCCGGGGTCCGCGACTTTCTGATACGGACTGCCCCGTTCGAACGGGACGGCACGTGGTCTGGGGGGTACGTCATCTACACCGAGATAACCGAACAGAAACGGCGCGAACGACTCTTAGAACGCTACGAGACGATAGTCGACGTCATTCCCGACCCGGTGTTCACCGTCGATGTCGACGGACGGTTCACCCTCGTCAACGACGCCTTCGCCAGCCTACTCGGGTGCGACCGGGAGTGGTTACTCGGGACCCACCTGACGGAGGTGTTCGAGGCCTCGATTGCGGACGACTACGAGGACCACGTGGCGCGACTTCAGGACTGTGCTGTCGGCGCAGTCGAGCGGTACGAACTGTCCATCGACGACGCCGAAAGCCACACGTGGATTTTCGAAAGTCACCTGACGCTGCTCCCTTCGGACGACCAGTTCGAGGGGGTTGCGTGCGTGCTATTGGACATCACGAATCGTCGGAAGCAGAAAGAGCGTCTCGAATCGCTGGCGAAAATCGTCTCGCACGACCTCCGAAATCCGCTGCAGGTGGCTCACGGTCGGGTCGACGCCCTGCGGCAGACGGACGTCGACGACGTGGTCGGTCTGGACGACGCAGTCGTCGCACTCGACCAAATGGATTCGCTCATCAACGAGTTTCTCGCCGTCGCACGCGAGAACGAGTCGGCGTTCTCGCTCGCCCCGGTGGACCTGACGGCCATCGCGTGCGAGGCGGCAGACGGTCTCTTGCGTGACGACATCGACTTCGAAATCGACGAGTTGGGGTCGACCGTGGCCGAGCGAACCCAACTGCACCAACTGTTCAGTAACCTGTACAACAACAGCAGCAACCACGGCGGCGAGTCGGTCACCGTTCGGGTCGAATCGCTGGCCGACGGGTTCGCCGTCGTCGACGACGGGCCGGGATTCTCGGTCGAGGAGCCACAGAGCGTGTTCCGTCGCGGATTTACGACGAGCGACACCGGAACCGGTGTCGGACTGACTATCGTCGACCGCGTCGCCAATATTCACGATTGGACTGTCGCCGCGACGAACGACGCCGAGACAGGCGGCGCACGCATCGAGATACGGGGCGTCGAATGGTACTCCGAAGACGACGCGGAGCACCCGTTGACGGCCGCAGAAGACGACGACACGGCGAACGACCCGTCCACTCCCGACGAGGGGTGA
- a CDS encoding ArsR family transcriptional regulator, with amino-acid sequence MSAETNTETMGNSQTLDRTLDAIRDRHRRGLLLALLEQNPLPGMRTFETGGTLDDVFHDDPRATSVRMHHMHLPKLEQMGYIERKRDRGEIHTGPKWNEIEPVLQLFRDFDGDYVGV; translated from the coding sequence ATGAGTGCAGAGACCAATACAGAGACTATGGGCAACAGTCAGACCCTCGACCGAACGCTTGACGCAATTCGGGACCGGCATCGACGCGGTCTGCTGTTGGCGCTCCTCGAACAGAACCCGCTGCCCGGTATGCGCACATTTGAGACTGGAGGCACGCTCGACGACGTGTTCCACGACGACCCGCGAGCGACCAGCGTCAGGATGCACCACATGCACCTGCCGAAACTCGAACAGATGGGCTACATCGAGCGAAAGCGTGACCGCGGCGAGATTCACACGGGACCGAAGTGGAACGAGATAGAACCGGTACTCCAACTGTTCCGCGACTTCGACGGCGACTACGTCGGCGTATGA
- a CDS encoding HalOD1 output domain-containing protein has protein sequence MNEKTNGGTMPDDSTTGANTKWSQVAQHHYEPDGRGELTTAIVYAIAEAEGVSPSEVKSPPLYDTVDVPAIENAFFGPTVVGESRQSVGSVEFQYTEYLVKVRSDGWVQVYEPTETVLS, from the coding sequence ATGAACGAGAAGACTAACGGCGGAACCATGCCAGACGACTCTACTACTGGTGCCAATACAAAGTGGTCGCAAGTAGCACAGCATCACTACGAACCCGATGGACGGGGTGAACTTACGACCGCAATCGTATACGCCATCGCAGAGGCCGAAGGCGTCTCCCCGAGTGAGGTGAAATCGCCACCACTGTATGACACTGTGGACGTGCCAGCGATTGAAAACGCGTTTTTCGGGCCGACCGTGGTCGGAGAATCTCGACAGAGCGTTGGCAGCGTGGAGTTTCAGTACACTGAGTATCTCGTGAAAGTCCGAAGCGACGGATGGGTCCAGGTGTACGAACCGACCGAAACAGTCCTCTCCTAG
- a CDS encoding helix-turn-helix domain-containing protein, translating into MPVIATLQLPASAFELGRILQMTHGTTIELENLVPLGERAVPFFIVYDQDQRTFESTIRDHSSVDSLTQVSRHGEQALYALDWEVSNDAFFQGIFETQANLLSATGTNEGWVFEIRFPDHHRLAEFQEYCVDADIPIELGQVYNPTKPGIGPWYGLTESQRKTLIQAVGDGYYSIPRRISTQDLADIFGISDQAVTERLRRAIVALVENTLITAAADEDLAPVE; encoded by the coding sequence ATGCCCGTCATCGCTACTCTACAACTGCCCGCCTCAGCGTTCGAACTGGGGCGTATCTTACAGATGACCCACGGGACCACCATCGAACTCGAGAATCTGGTCCCACTCGGAGAGCGTGCGGTCCCCTTCTTCATCGTCTACGACCAGGACCAACGCACGTTCGAATCGACGATTCGTGACCACTCGTCCGTCGACAGCCTCACGCAGGTGAGCCGCCACGGCGAGCAGGCGCTGTACGCGCTGGACTGGGAAGTGTCTAACGACGCCTTCTTTCAGGGTATTTTCGAGACACAGGCTAATCTGTTGAGCGCGACCGGGACGAACGAGGGATGGGTGTTCGAAATCCGCTTCCCAGACCACCACCGCCTCGCGGAGTTTCAGGAGTACTGTGTCGACGCCGACATCCCGATAGAACTCGGACAGGTATACAACCCGACGAAACCCGGAATCGGGCCGTGGTACGGACTCACAGAGTCCCAGCGTAAGACGCTCATACAGGCCGTAGGAGACGGGTACTACTCCATCCCCCGTCGGATATCGACCCAAGACCTCGCCGATATCTTCGGTATCTCAGACCAAGCCGTCACCGAGCGATTGCGTCGCGCCATCGTCGCACTCGTCGAGAACACGCTCATCACTGCCGCCGCAGACGAGGATTTGGCACCTGTCGAGTGA
- a CDS encoding class I SAM-dependent methyltransferase, producing MDSHDVRDEWADRSGEYSPTYYAHYGPDETSELVRSIIADHCGREASVLEVGCGVGRHLAALVDAGFEDVTGIDVNGEALDVLADTYPELAAVGTFEETAIEDYAPAQADDAFDVVFSVETLQHVHPDAAWVFDDVARIAGQLLVTVENEDGEDGAVNYVDDDLPLFYRDWHRVFTERGMVETESAERKRDTVRAFRPDE from the coding sequence GTGGATTCTCACGACGTTCGCGACGAGTGGGCCGACCGGTCCGGCGAGTACTCGCCGACCTACTACGCCCACTACGGCCCGGACGAGACGAGCGAGTTGGTGCGGTCGATTATCGCGGACCACTGCGGACGGGAGGCGAGCGTACTGGAAGTCGGGTGTGGCGTCGGCCGCCACCTCGCGGCCCTCGTCGACGCCGGGTTCGAGGACGTGACCGGCATCGACGTCAACGGCGAGGCACTGGACGTACTGGCCGACACGTACCCGGAGTTGGCGGCGGTGGGAACGTTCGAGGAGACGGCTATCGAGGACTACGCGCCCGCACAGGCCGACGACGCCTTCGACGTGGTGTTCTCGGTCGAGACGTTACAGCACGTCCATCCCGACGCCGCGTGGGTGTTCGACGACGTGGCGCGCATCGCCGGGCAGTTGCTCGTGACCGTGGAGAACGAGGACGGCGAGGACGGTGCGGTGAACTACGTCGACGACGACCTGCCACTGTTCTATCGCGACTGGCACCGCGTGTTCACCGAACGCGGGATGGTCGAAACCGAGTCGGCCGAGCGGAAACGCGATACGGTCCGGGCCTTCCGCCCGGACGAGTGA
- the katG gene encoding catalase/peroxidase HPI, with the protein MNGSDTDWWPQQLSLDILDQNARQDDPMGEAFDYAEAFEELDLDEVKSDIEDVMTTSQDWWPADYGHYGPLFIRMAWHSAGTYRTVDGRGGAAGGRQRFAPLNSWPDNANLDKARRLLWPVKQKYGRNLSWADLMVLAGNVAIESMGGKTFGFAGGREDAYAPDEAVNWGPEDEMETWDRFDEDDVLDEPLGASVMGLIYVNPEGPEGEPDPEWSAERIRQTFSRMAMNDEETAALIAGGHTFGKVHGADDPENLGPEPEAAPIESQGFGWENENEDGSVKGGEMITSGIEGPWTQSPIEWDMGYIDNLLDYEWEPEKGPGGAWQWAPKGDELEDSVPDAHDESKRQTPMMLTTDVALKKDPDYREIIERFQDNPMAFGINFAKAWYKLTHRDMGPPERFLGPEVPDEEMLWQDPVPDADYALVGEDEIEDLKAEILDSDLSIAELVETAWASASTYRDSDKRGGANGARIRLEPQKNWAVNEPEQLSTVLDTLEAIQDDFNSSRSDGTKVSLADLIVLGGNAAVEQAAQDAGHDIEVPFEPGRTDASQEQTDVESFEALKPDADGFRNYRSDDADRPAEELLVDKADLLDLTPPEMTVLVGGMRALDATHGDADHGIFTDHPETLTNDFFANLLSMDTQWEPASDAEEVYEGRDRETGDVERTGTRVDLIFGSHSRLRAIAEVYGADDAEEKFVQDFVDAWHKVMTNDRFDLE; encoded by the coding sequence ATGAACGGCTCCGATACGGACTGGTGGCCACAACAGTTGAGTTTGGATATTCTCGACCAGAACGCTCGCCAAGACGACCCGATGGGCGAAGCGTTCGACTACGCCGAGGCGTTCGAGGAACTCGACCTCGACGAGGTGAAGTCGGACATCGAGGACGTGATGACGACCTCACAGGACTGGTGGCCCGCGGACTACGGCCACTACGGTCCGTTGTTCATTCGGATGGCGTGGCACAGCGCCGGCACGTACCGCACTGTCGACGGCCGCGGCGGCGCGGCAGGCGGCCGACAGCGTTTCGCCCCGCTCAACAGTTGGCCCGACAACGCGAACCTCGACAAGGCGCGGCGACTCCTCTGGCCGGTCAAGCAGAAGTACGGCCGTAACCTCTCGTGGGCGGACCTGATGGTGCTGGCCGGAAACGTCGCCATCGAATCGATGGGCGGGAAGACGTTCGGGTTCGCCGGGGGCCGCGAGGATGCCTACGCCCCCGACGAGGCCGTCAACTGGGGCCCGGAAGACGAGATGGAGACGTGGGACCGCTTCGACGAGGACGACGTGCTGGACGAACCGCTCGGTGCCTCCGTCATGGGACTCATCTACGTCAATCCGGAAGGTCCCGAGGGCGAACCGGACCCCGAATGGTCCGCAGAGCGCATCCGACAGACGTTCAGCCGCATGGCGATGAACGACGAGGAGACGGCCGCACTCATCGCCGGCGGCCACACGTTCGGGAAAGTCCACGGCGCCGACGACCCCGAGAACCTCGGTCCCGAACCCGAAGCGGCCCCCATCGAGTCACAGGGCTTCGGGTGGGAGAACGAGAACGAAGACGGCTCGGTCAAGGGTGGGGAGATGATCACCAGCGGTATCGAAGGGCCGTGGACACAGTCTCCCATCGAGTGGGACATGGGCTACATCGACAACCTACTCGACTACGAGTGGGAACCGGAGAAAGGCCCCGGCGGTGCGTGGCAGTGGGCACCGAAGGGCGACGAACTGGAGGATTCCGTCCCCGACGCCCACGACGAGTCGAAGCGACAAACCCCGATGATGCTCACGACCGACGTGGCCCTGAAGAAGGACCCGGACTACCGGGAAATCATCGAGCGCTTCCAGGACAACCCGATGGCGTTCGGTATCAACTTCGCGAAGGCGTGGTACAAACTGACGCACCGCGACATGGGTCCACCCGAGCGATTCCTCGGCCCGGAGGTTCCCGACGAGGAGATGCTGTGGCAGGACCCTGTCCCCGACGCCGACTACGCCCTCGTCGGCGAGGACGAAATCGAGGACCTCAAAGCCGAAATCCTCGACTCGGACCTCTCTATCGCCGAACTGGTCGAGACGGCGTGGGCGTCGGCATCGACGTACCGCGACAGCGACAAGCGCGGCGGCGCGAACGGTGCGCGCATCCGCCTCGAACCCCAGAAGAACTGGGCGGTGAACGAGCCGGAACAGCTGTCGACCGTGCTGGACACGCTCGAAGCGATTCAGGACGACTTCAACAGTTCCCGCTCCGACGGAACGAAAGTCTCGCTCGCCGACCTCATCGTGCTGGGCGGTAACGCCGCAGTCGAGCAAGCGGCACAGGACGCCGGGCACGACATCGAAGTGCCGTTCGAACCGGGCCGGACGGACGCCTCGCAGGAGCAGACCGACGTGGAGTCCTTCGAGGCGCTCAAGCCTGACGCCGACGGCTTCCGGAACTACCGCAGCGACGACGCCGACCGACCCGCCGAAGAACTACTGGTCGACAAGGCCGACCTGCTCGACCTGACGCCGCCCGAGATGACGGTGCTGGTGGGCGGCATGCGAGCGCTCGACGCGACGCACGGCGACGCCGACCACGGCATCTTCACCGACCACCCGGAGACGCTGACCAACGACTTCTTCGCGAATCTACTCAGCATGGACACCCAGTGGGAACCCGCTTCGGACGCCGAAGAGGTGTACGAGGGTCGCGACCGCGAGACGGGAGACGTCGAGCGGACCGGGACCCGCGTGGACCTCATCTTCGGGTCCCATTCCCGACTCCGCGCCATCGCGGAGGTCTACGGCGCTGACGACGCCGAGGAGAAGTTCGTGCAGGACTTCGTCGACGCGTGGCACAAAGTGATGACCAACGACCGGTTCGACCTCGAATAG
- a CDS encoding DUF7344 domain-containing protein, with the protein MDGEPGGDKGSTSDVPESPEKELPPPNFLEIEPIYEALGHPRRRYLCYTLLKDTEWSLNDLATKIVAWETDVPEHAVTEDQREEVYISLYHAHIPKLVAEGVVTFDEGTERVTAAEHADQVLTALEGMGGSLDAAQETHARSEMDERED; encoded by the coding sequence ATGGATGGCGAACCCGGCGGCGATAAGGGGTCAACGTCGGACGTGCCCGAGTCCCCTGAAAAGGAACTGCCGCCACCGAACTTCTTAGAAATCGAACCGATATACGAAGCATTGGGGCACCCCCGACGGCGCTACCTGTGCTACACCCTTCTCAAAGACACTGAATGGTCGCTGAACGACTTGGCGACGAAGATAGTCGCGTGGGAGACCGACGTACCCGAACACGCAGTTACAGAAGACCAGCGTGAAGAAGTGTATATTTCGCTGTACCACGCTCACATTCCGAAGTTGGTTGCGGAGGGCGTGGTTACGTTCGATGAGGGGACCGAGAGGGTCACAGCCGCAGAACACGCCGACCAAGTCTTGACTGCGCTCGAAGGGATGGGTGGTAGTCTCGACGCTGCTCAGGAAACGCATGCACGGAGTGAGATGGATGAACGAGAAGACTAA
- a CDS encoding helix-turn-helix domain-containing protein — MSNSAMAVNEQVPGTRLTLDLWHPDCWAIEATGEVGGGVLAHAIYNSPQTSGEMPSSVNGLFTAFGDSEAEVEALLEKIQASDRAGDLQQLQERFGRQRNAPGNVVREFFLEYDPDDMVCPTLLENGFVHSAPVRIEDGREEWQVCFADERSKIEPALESVREQAGAEVSVAAITASEPAGSERDQRLDSLTAAQRNVFEHAQESGYYEWPREVSTRELAADMDVSKTTLLEHLRKAEAKLLDP; from the coding sequence ATGAGTAACTCTGCTATGGCCGTCAACGAACAGGTACCGGGGACGCGACTGACCCTCGACCTCTGGCACCCGGACTGCTGGGCTATCGAGGCGACCGGCGAGGTGGGTGGCGGCGTGTTGGCGCACGCCATCTACAACTCGCCCCAGACGAGCGGCGAGATGCCGTCGTCGGTCAACGGCCTGTTCACCGCCTTCGGCGACAGCGAAGCAGAAGTCGAGGCGCTCTTAGAGAAGATACAGGCGTCCGATAGGGCGGGTGACCTCCAGCAACTCCAGGAGCGGTTCGGCCGCCAGCGAAACGCGCCGGGAAACGTCGTCCGCGAGTTCTTCCTCGAATACGACCCCGACGACATGGTGTGTCCGACACTCCTCGAAAACGGGTTCGTCCACAGCGCGCCGGTCCGCATCGAGGACGGGCGCGAGGAGTGGCAGGTGTGTTTCGCCGACGAGCGCTCGAAGATAGAACCGGCGCTTGAGAGCGTCCGCGAACAGGCCGGTGCGGAGGTGAGCGTCGCCGCAATCACGGCCTCCGAACCCGCCGGGTCCGAACGCGACCAGCGTCTCGACTCGCTCACGGCCGCCCAGCGAAACGTCTTCGAACACGCACAGGAGTCGGGCTACTACGAGTGGCCTCGCGAGGTGTCCACCCGCGAACTCGCGGCCGACATGGACGTTTCGAAGACGACGCTGTTGGAACATCTCCGAAAAGCCGAGGCGAAACTGCTCGACCCGTGA
- a CDS encoding proline dehydrogenase family protein, whose product MIPPIASNFVAGETPEAAMAHVDDLNRRGVRGILNLLGEHYDDRADADADAQAYVDLVRALAARDTDSCISVKPSQIGLDIGDEVFEENLARIVDAADCLVWIDMEDHETTDVTLDAFERHARETDGNVGVCVQANLKRTRDDLERLADLPGKVRLVKGAYDEPGDIAYREKARVDRAYREDLEFMFREFDDGIAVGSHDPAMVSHARELHAEYGTPFEVQMLTGVRETAQFELAEEIDVYQYIPYGTKWFSYFYRRIRERKGNALFALRAVVGR is encoded by the coding sequence ATGATACCACCCATTGCCAGCAACTTCGTCGCTGGCGAGACGCCCGAGGCGGCGATGGCCCACGTCGACGACCTGAACAGGCGCGGCGTGCGCGGCATCCTCAATCTCCTCGGGGAACACTACGACGACCGCGCGGACGCCGACGCGGACGCGCAGGCGTACGTCGACCTCGTCCGCGCACTCGCGGCGCGAGACACCGACTCGTGCATCTCGGTGAAGCCCAGTCAGATCGGACTGGACATCGGCGACGAGGTGTTCGAAGAGAACCTCGCGCGCATCGTCGACGCCGCCGACTGCCTCGTCTGGATAGACATGGAGGACCACGAGACGACCGACGTGACGCTGGACGCGTTCGAACGACACGCCCGGGAGACGGACGGGAACGTCGGCGTCTGTGTCCAAGCGAACCTCAAACGGACGCGGGACGACCTCGAACGCCTTGCGGACCTGCCCGGAAAGGTCCGGTTGGTGAAGGGGGCGTACGACGAACCCGGCGACATCGCCTACCGCGAGAAGGCCCGCGTCGACCGAGCGTACCGGGAGGACCTCGAATTCATGTTCCGGGAGTTCGACGACGGCATCGCGGTCGGCAGTCACGACCCGGCGATGGTGAGCCACGCCCGCGAACTCCACGCCGAGTACGGGACGCCCTTCGAGGTCCAGATGCTGACCGGTGTCAGAGAGACGGCGCAGTTCGAACTCGCCGAAGAAATCGACGTGTATCAGTACATCCCGTACGGAACCAAGTGGTTCTCGTACTTCTACCGACGAATCAGGGAGCGAAAGGGGAACGCGCTGTTCGCGTTGCGGGCCGTCGTCGGCCGGTAA
- a CDS encoding aldehyde dehydrogenase family protein, whose product MGATHQHYIDGEWVSGEGTETFTSTNPATGDTLGEFHRGTPEDVARAVDAADEAYDEWRGLSRVERAEYLWDVYHDLKANVDEFGEIVTRECGKEISEGRADVVEAAHMVEWAAGDARHPSGDVVPSEIPAKDAYMRRKPRGVVGCITPWNFPIAIPYWHMAVALVEGNTVVFKPAEQTPRCAQVIAELFDEAGVPDGVFNMVHGYGDAGNAIVQSDDVETVLFTGSAEVGHKIADAVGGVSGKRAACEMGGKNAVVITEEADLDIAVHSAVMSSFKTTGQRCVSSERLVVHTDIYDEFKERFVDVASKVAVGDPLREDTFMGPLIEAEHREKVTSYNELAREEGVNVLVDRTELDADEIPDGHEDGHWVGPFVYEADPDADLRCTHEEVFGPHVALLEYDGDIERAVEIQNDTEYGLAGAIVSENYRQINYYRDHAEIGLAYGNLPCIGAEVQLPFGGVKKSGNGFPSAREIIEAVTDRTAWTLNNSKEIRMAQGLSADIITGDDD is encoded by the coding sequence ATGGGAGCGACACATCAGCACTACATCGACGGCGAATGGGTCTCCGGCGAGGGGACCGAAACGTTCACGAGCACCAACCCGGCGACGGGCGACACCCTCGGAGAGTTCCACCGCGGGACGCCCGAGGACGTGGCACGAGCGGTCGACGCCGCCGACGAGGCGTACGACGAGTGGCGCGGACTCTCGCGCGTCGAACGCGCCGAATACCTCTGGGACGTGTACCACGACCTGAAAGCGAACGTCGACGAGTTCGGTGAAATCGTCACGCGCGAGTGCGGCAAGGAGATAAGCGAGGGCCGGGCCGACGTGGTCGAAGCGGCCCACATGGTCGAGTGGGCGGCCGGAGACGCGCGCCACCCAAGCGGCGACGTGGTTCCCTCCGAGATTCCGGCCAAAGACGCCTACATGCGTCGGAAACCCCGCGGCGTCGTCGGGTGTATCACTCCGTGGAACTTCCCCATCGCCATCCCCTACTGGCACATGGCCGTCGCGCTGGTCGAGGGCAACACCGTCGTGTTCAAACCCGCCGAGCAGACGCCCCGATGCGCGCAGGTCATCGCCGAACTGTTCGACGAGGCGGGCGTGCCCGACGGCGTGTTCAACATGGTCCACGGGTACGGCGACGCCGGGAACGCCATCGTTCAGTCCGACGACGTGGAGACGGTCCTCTTTACCGGGTCCGCCGAAGTCGGTCACAAAATCGCCGACGCCGTCGGAGGCGTCTCCGGGAAGCGCGCCGCCTGCGAGATGGGCGGGAAGAACGCCGTCGTCATCACGGAGGAGGCGGACCTCGACATCGCCGTCCACTCGGCGGTGATGTCCTCGTTCAAGACGACCGGCCAGCGCTGTGTCTCCTCCGAACGCCTCGTCGTCCACACGGACATCTACGACGAGTTCAAAGAGCGGTTCGTCGACGTGGCCTCGAAAGTCGCCGTCGGGGACCCCCTCCGGGAGGACACGTTCATGGGGCCGCTCATCGAGGCCGAACACCGCGAGAAGGTCACCAGCTACAACGAACTCGCCCGCGAGGAAGGCGTCAACGTCCTCGTCGACCGCACCGAACTCGACGCCGACGAGATTCCGGACGGCCACGAAGACGGCCACTGGGTCGGGCCGTTCGTCTACGAGGCCGACCCCGACGCCGACCTGCGCTGTACGCACGAGGAAGTGTTCGGCCCGCACGTCGCGCTCTTGGAGTACGACGGCGACATCGAACGCGCCGTCGAGATTCAGAACGACACGGAGTACGGCCTCGCCGGAGCCATCGTCTCGGAGAACTACCGGCAGATAAACTACTACCGCGACCACGCCGAAATCGGCCTCGCCTACGGCAACCTCCCCTGCATCGGCGCGGAAGTTCAGTTGCCGTTCGGCGGCGTGAAGAAGTCCGGCAACGGCTTCCCTTCCGCCCGCGAGATTATCGAGGCGGTCACCGACCGGACGGCGTGGACGCTGAACAACTCGAAAGAGATACGGATGGCACAGGGCCTCTCGGCCGACATAATCACCGGCGACGATGACTGA
- a CDS encoding ABC transporter substrate-binding protein, whose translation MVSRKPTDELNRRKMLKVAGLAGLGGLAGCVSTTDDSDGGDGSDGSDGGDGGGGGDTESTETEGGDGGSGDSGPYNIGMVNSLTGSLSAFGERNQRGKELALEAVNDVGIDGRELAIIEEDSESESQGGVSAAQKLVNQDGVPFLIGAVGSGVSLAIYESVIQGTDVVQLSQNSTGLSLTDFPGLLRMSPTGRTQSTALANIIAEDGYDSVAVTYVNNDYGQSLTDAFVEAWDGEIAYNSPHDQEQQSYSSVVSEMNSSGADAWLFITYQAEFATMVNEVYSSGYEAQFYGADSVSGDNVIENTPEGSMDGMKIVVPSAPVEEDNYQQFASTFEEAYGEQPTAWSAYAYDCVVVAALSIQAADEFTGAALQQTVRDVTRPEGEQVDSFEAASQILADGGGPDDVDYQGVSGPIDFDENGDPVGFLQILTVEDHDYVGTGFIES comes from the coding sequence ATGGTGTCTCGAAAACCGACGGACGAGCTGAACCGCCGAAAGATGCTGAAGGTCGCGGGACTGGCCGGACTCGGTGGACTCGCGGGGTGTGTGAGTACGACAGACGACAGCGACGGCGGCGATGGCAGCGACGGGAGCGACGGTGGCGATGGCGGTGGCGGCGGTGACACAGAGAGTACCGAGACGGAGGGCGGAGACGGCGGGAGCGGAGACTCGGGACCGTACAATATCGGGATGGTCAATTCCCTCACCGGGTCGCTGTCGGCGTTCGGTGAGCGAAACCAGCGCGGGAAGGAACTCGCCCTGGAGGCCGTCAACGACGTCGGCATCGACGGCCGCGAACTGGCCATCATCGAAGAGGACTCCGAGAGCGAGAGTCAGGGCGGCGTCTCGGCGGCGCAGAAACTCGTCAACCAGGACGGCGTCCCGTTCCTCATCGGGGCCGTCGGGTCCGGCGTCTCGCTGGCCATCTACGAGAGCGTCATTCAGGGAACCGACGTGGTTCAACTGAGTCAGAACTCGACGGGGCTCTCGCTCACGGACTTCCCCGGCCTCCTGCGGATGTCACCGACGGGGCGGACCCAGTCGACGGCGCTGGCGAACATCATCGCCGAAGACGGCTACGACAGCGTCGCCGTCACGTACGTCAACAACGACTACGGCCAGAGCCTCACCGACGCCTTCGTCGAGGCGTGGGACGGCGAAATCGCCTACAACAGCCCCCACGACCAGGAACAGCAGTCCTACTCCAGCGTCGTCTCCGAGATGAACAGTTCCGGGGCCGACGCGTGGCTGTTCATCACCTATCAGGCCGAGTTCGCGACGATGGTCAACGAGGTGTACTCCAGCGGCTACGAGGCCCAGTTCTACGGCGCTGACTCCGTCTCCGGTGACAACGTCATCGAGAACACGCCAGAGGGGAGCATGGACGGCATGAAAATCGTCGTCCCGTCCGCGCCCGTAGAGGAGGACAACTATCAGCAGTTCGCCTCCACGTTCGAGGAGGCGTACGGGGAGCAACCGACCGCGTGGTCGGCCTACGCCTACGACTGCGTGGTCGTCGCCGCGCTGTCGATTCAAGCCGCCGACGAGTTCACGGGCGCGGCCCTCCAGCAGACGGTCCGCGACGTGACCAGGCCGGAGGGCGAACAGGTCGATTCCTTCGAAGCAGCCAGTCAGATACTCGCCGACGGCGGCGGCCCCGACGACGTGGACTACCAGGGCGTCAGCGGCCCCATCGACTTCGACGAGAACGGTGACCCCGTGGGATTCCTGCAGATTCTGACCGTCGAGGACCACGATTACGTCGGAACCGGCTTCATCGAGTCGTAA